TTTGTGTTTCAAAATTCATTTTGCATGTGTTTCCTGCTGCCATCCTCCTCAATTCATTGCTAAATCTCCACATAAGAGTATACTGCATTTCAATGGCTCCCTCAACCTCTTCAATTGCCAACTGCTTACCCTTCCATGCTCTGTATCTAGTTATTCCAGTGCCAAGATTAACTCTGAAATCATCCACAATTTCATTTGTGCTGATCTTATTCATTGTACTCACTTTATTCAACAGCTTCTGCTTGACCCACCTTACATTAGCTGACTTATTATCAAACACTCTAGCACATGTGTGATCTCCAACTAGAGTTTTGATTCTAAAAGTCTCTTTGTTGCCAACCTTGTTGCACAAGATGACAAATGGACAATCCTCACTTCTGCACTTTATCCTAACCCTTATGCTGTCATTTTTCATGTATTTGAATTCTCTGCCTTGAGCAACacaatgatcaactagtgcatTTTTGAACTGTTGCAGTGATGAAAAGTCCATTCCAAGCCTGAATTTGAAATCTGGGCCCAATTGTTACTTAACAAATTTTGAGAATCTTCTTCTAGGAACATCTTCCACCTCAGAATCAGTTGGCACACTCTCCAGATCCTCACTCTGATAACCATGTTCACCATCTGATTCATCCCCAAAAGCCAACCACATACCTTCTTCACTCTTACCATTAAGCATATGTTTGATATGCTCATTCAAAAGAGCCTCTGCCTCAGCAAAAGTTGTGTTGTCCAGTACATCTTCAGTCCCTAAGTCTTTTTCTTCATCACTGTCATGAAGCCTTTCTCTTTGGACAGAAACATCACTGTCAGAATTTTCACCATCTCCACCAATCTCTCCATCAATGACTTCAGGAACATTCTTGTCAGGACTTATGTTCTCAGGAGCAAATCTACCTCAGGAACCTGCTCTGGACCAGGAACATTGTTGTCAGGATAAATGTTCTCAGGAGCAGCACCATCTACCTCATGAAGCTGCACTGGACTAATGTTGACATTAACAGGCAGCTCTAATTCTGGACCAGTAGGAGTGTAGTCAACTTGCTCCATTTGTTCATTTTgcaactcatcatcatcatca
This portion of the Lotus japonicus ecotype B-129 chromosome 3, LjGifu_v1.2 genome encodes:
- the LOC130744390 gene encoding uncharacterized protein LOC130744390, with product MDFSSLQQFKNALVDHCVAQGREFKYMKNDSIRVRIKCRSEDCPFVILCNKVGNKETFRIKTLVGDHTCARVFDNKSANVRWVKQKLLNKVSTMNKISTNEIVDDFRVNLGTGITRYRAWKGKQLAIEEVEGAIEMQYTLMWRFSNELRRMAAGNTCKMNFETQRSTLFPRFSRFYMCLEGCKRGFLGGCRPFIGLDGCHLKTKHRGILLAAVARDANEQYFPLAFGVVESETKESWMWFMELLMDYIDPERSRRWVFISDQQKLMYV